The Pagrus major chromosome 1, Pma_NU_1.0 genome includes the window GTTAACAGATTGCACTTTACACCCACTGCCAACAGCAGGCCGCATTTTCTGCTGGCAGAAGAACACAGACAGAGGTTATCTGCATATCTGCAGGCCTCTACCTGCTGCCTGCTCTCTTTGATCCCCTCTCCTCAAAGTGTAGAGCTCTGGGCTGTCACAGAGGACAACGGTAGAGGACAAGTGCAAGGGAATGGTCTCTGTACTGACATCAGTCTTTTTTGAATTGCTCAACTGCTGTTTCTGCTCGtatgttaaatgtgtttcttgtgCTACGGCTACAGGATTTAAGCTGTGACTGTAAATGTGCGTGGTTATAAGAAGGGCAGAAGCTGCTGGTTTGGTGCCGTTCACTCAGCCACAGTGacttctgcttttctcttctcCAGTAGATTCTTCAGGAAGAACTCGCctgtaaagagaaaagacatagataggaaaaaaatatattctctCTCAACCATATGAGCTTAATGAAAAAGTTGATCAGGCTCtctattaacattttattttgctttacaATGTATATTAATAAATGGTGAGTGTTTTGGTCGCACATGCGCCCAAAAATCTGTCCGGTGCGACTAAACATTCAGTGGTTGCCCTGGTGTGCCCGATTATAGTCAGGTCAGGTTAAGTACTTTTTAACAACTATAAACTGGGTGTGTAGACAGTTGCAGCATTTGGACAAATATCAGCCTACAAAAATTATAAACAACTGTGAGTCACTTCTTATGATTTCAGCTCACCATCTACAAACATTGTGTAATTGTAGAATAAAGTCGTAATCAGAAAAAGTAAGCTGAAGTATGTTTCTCACCTGCTTTGTAGGAGGATCGCACCAGTGGCCCACTGGCTGTGTAAACGAAGCCCATATCATTCCCAACTTTCTCCCAGTGGGCAAACTTCTCTGGAGTGACATATTCCTGCACCTAAACCCAAACACACATTATCATAGTGTGCATTAAGGTATCAAATCTGCAGCactgttgctttaattaatGTGGAAACACTATCAGGTGCCCTGGTTCTTACCTTCAGGTGGCGTTTGGTGGGTTGCATGTACTGACCCAGTGTTAGACAGTCCACTTTGGACTCTCGCAGCTCTGCAACATCACCACAACAGCGTGGTCAGGAAATTGCTGTACTTCACAtcgaaaacatttctggaagtATGTCACAGGAGTGTACGCACCAGTCAGGGTGTCTTGTATCTGTTGGTCAGTCTCTCCCAGTCCGAGCATGATGGACGTCTTGGTGAGCACGGTGGAGTTGACCTTTTTAGCGTGCCTCAGGACGCTCAGAGACTGGTCAATGTTAGCTCTGGGGTCACGGACGTGTCTGGAAACAGATGGGACAGATGGACAATAGatacttttaaaaaaggtgaattATATACCTCTATACTGAAATATATCCAGGTTATCATGAACAAGTAACACTTCTACAGTGTGCCTTCCCTGTATGTCCACTTGTGTAGTCCACACAGTTTGTACTCTAACAGCAGTGAAATGGCTCTTTTGTTCCACCTGCTGGTCAGTGTGTGGATTAAAGCCCTCCTGCCTACAACTGACGGCCCTCTCGTGGCAGAGCTGTGAGCAGCAACTCAAGTTTATTCAAGTATAgcaattattttgaaaaacacaaactagaTTTTATACCAGCTAGCTAGATGATAGATCATTCAAAATGGGCAAAATCAGACTGGAAAGCTGATGAAATCAAAGCATTCAGGATTTTCTTCATGTTGAAACAGAGATCAGATGCTCAGCTTCTCACTTTGAGCATTCATCATATTATCAAAACACCATTAATTACAGCCAGCATATAAAGAATCCTATCATTACCTCTGCAGCTCTCGCACTGTCTCCACATTGTGGGCGTACACATCTAACCCCGACAGGGCGATCTTCTCTACCGCTGCCAGATCACCACGAAAATCAGGGGTCAGACATTCCACCAGGATCCGAGGCTCCCTTTGATGAGGACGACAGATGTGCAGATTTATTAATTCTGCACCAACATTAAGATACAAACATCTGATAAATCCAAAAGGGATGGTAGATTACTTTTCCTTCAGGGTGGAGACTGTTTTAGCAAAGTGCTCTGCCCCTCCATCAGCAATATCTGCAGAACAAAAGGAAAAGTGGCgttaggaaaaaaatgttattttagagGTGGGGACATTTATATTTTGAggaaatgtgttctttaaaaaaCGACTTTGGAAAATATGATTCTAAGTTTTTTAATACCTTGTAATACCCAAATAAAATCCAGAATCCAGAATAATTTTACCTCAGTTTATCTCCTGTCTATAAACGAGTTTCCTCATTtccatgtaaaaataaatatttcagaagaATGAGGTAGATAGACCAAGTAATGAAGCTATTACCGTCTCTGTCGACTGAGGTGAGAACCACGTAGTCCAGCCCCCAGGCAGCGATGGCCTTGGCTGTGTTGTAGGGCTCATCTGGGTCGAGAGGTGGAGGCCGACGAGCCGTCTTAACAGAGCAGAACCTGCACCCACGGGTACACGTGTCCCCCATCAGCTACatacagagagaggaaaaaccCTTAGCCGTATCCATGTCGTATCATAAGACGTTCTCGTACACAG containing:
- the lias gene encoding lipoyl synthase, mitochondrial is translated as MWLNSLTSLPRGPLTITVRPFNLTSTEPPHSKKKRQKHIQGFSIFPFCGHRVNAAPDQSSRSWSVVVNDSRLLAKVMALLKQSCCVAGRFSTNHLWLSPRCIPHSYTSSLTTVAKSSPDRADRKKELLADDGPDLQDFISGDLSEKTKWAEYRGNLKREKGERLRLPPWLKTEIPIGKNYNRLKSTLRDLNLHTVCEEARCPNIGECWGGGEYATATATIMLMGDTCTRGCRFCSVKTARRPPPLDPDEPYNTAKAIAAWGLDYVVLTSVDRDDIADGGAEHFAKTVSTLKEKEPRILVECLTPDFRGDLAAVEKIALSGLDVYAHNVETVRELQRHVRDPRANIDQSLSVLRHAKKVNSTVLTKTSIMLGLGETDQQIQDTLTELRESKVDCLTLGQYMQPTKRHLKVQEYVTPEKFAHWEKVGNDMGFVYTASGPLVRSSYKAGEFFLKNLLEKRKAEVTVAE